One segment of Clarias gariepinus isolate MV-2021 ecotype Netherlands chromosome 6, CGAR_prim_01v2, whole genome shotgun sequence DNA contains the following:
- the LOC128526362 gene encoding zinc finger protein 850-like yields MINPDEIKFENVEPTEISSTHQVSSGALVVKPDEITVEILEPTESSSTDRYSPGTFYTSTSDGRVHEQVYQCLHCGKCFSKKTNLRRHQHVHAGEKPHQCSECGMSFSRKGNLKKHQLVHTGKKSYQCSDCGMSFAQRYTLQRHQRVHTGEKPYQCSHCGKSFADNHNLIIHQHSHTGERPHRCMECGKAFKRKDALQEHNRIHNGEKLYNCPECGKSFTNQSTFKRHQRMHKGEKPHQCSECGKSFVEYSSLKQHHLIHTGEKPYQCSHCGKSFTQRSKFQQHQRIHTGEKPHQCLLCGKSFTERGTLVNHQRIHTGEKPYRCSDCGKSFNQRGHLQQHQRIHTGERPYYCSQCGKCFTESGHLVNHQRIHTGEKPYQCVQCGKSFNQKSHLKQHQRIHPSETILTVTIVFPSDPLWVYLRWLTAFCCKAQGVPPLVKPEKIKPEILVPEEIPSRPPLHTDTSEREMQKHNHHQCPRCGKSYSKVGNLKKHQCIQKQRKLYQCLNCGKSFKQNHYLKVHQRIHTGEKPYHCVECGRSFTILRTLQQHQRTHTGEKPYQCSDCGKSFTQSSLCQQHQRAHTGDRRYQCSECGKGFTKSNNLIKHQRIHTGEKPYVCSECSKGFTDSSHLIRHQRIHTGEKPYQCLECGKTFTERSNLQQHQRTHTGEKLYCCPNCGKSFKQNHSLKVHQRIHTGEKPYHCAECGRSFTILSSLQHHHRVHTGEKPHQCSECGKSFTQRSSLIKHQRIHTGDRPYPCSECGMSFTQRGNLLIHKLIHTGEKPYQCVDCGKSFTQRGIFQEHRMIHTGEKPHQCSECGKGFTKRNNLIKHQRIHTGEKPYVCSQCWKSFTESSHLIKHQRVHTGEKPYQCLDCGRSFTDRGNLLQHQRVHAGDKLYCAECGKGFKNQRSFQRHKRIHAVTNEDMLQSSSERAGVVPSPPAVLFTTCLKFTVAKSSRESNKMNSDEIEYDTLETREISSTHQISSEIPTLMTLDEIQFEVLESTCQQRSSSGSVHTDTSHGQTYQCPHCGKSYSKMSYFKKHQQTHIEEKLYQCPQCERSFSREDALHIHLRIHTGEKPYHCSSCGKCFTQKSTLQKHQRIHTGEKHYQCSQCGKTFTESGDLNKHQRIHTGEKPYQCSQCGKGFTVSGNLTRHQRIHQGEKPYRCPDCGKCFTQKSTLQQHLRLHTGEKPYHCFQCGKSFTERGNLLKHERIHTGEKPYQCSECGKSFNQRGALQHHRRLHTGEKPYNCSKCGKNFRTQRNFQQHKLVHAVTNTDPVQYTSESVGER; encoded by the exons GCGCATTGGTGGTGAAACCAGATGAGATTACGGTTGAGATTCTGGAGCCAACAGAGAGCTCCAGTACTGACCGATATTCACCTGGTACTTTCTACACTAGCACCTCTGATGGTCGAGTGCATGAGCAAGTTTATCAGTGTCTACATTGTGGGAAATGTTTTAGTAAAAAGACTAATCTTCGAAGACACCAGCACGTTCACGCAGGTGAGAAGCCGCATCAGTGCTCGGAGTGCGGTATGAGTTTTAGCCGAAAGGGTAATCTTAAAAAACACCAGCTTGTTCACACAGGCAAGAAGTcgtatcagtgctcagactgtggCATGAGTTTTGCACAGAGGTATACTCTGCAAAGACATCAGCGCGTTCACACAGgggagaagccgtatcagtgctcacacTGCGGGAAGAGTTTTGCTGATAACCATAATCTGATAATACACCAGCATAGTCACACAGGAGAGCGACCGCATCGGTGTATGGAATGTGGAAAGGCTTTCAAGCGCAAGGACGCACTACAAGAGCACAATCGCATTCATAACGGAGAGAAACTGTATAACTGCCcagagtgtgggaagagttttactaaTCAGAGTACTTTTAAACGACACCAGCGGATGCACAAAGGAGAAAAGCCGCATCAGTGCTCGGAGTGCGGAAAGAGTTTTGTTGAATACAGCAGTCTAAAACAGCACCATCTTATTCACACTGGGGAGAAACCATATCAGTGCTCACATTGTGGGAAAAGTTTTACACAAAGGAGTAAATTCCAgcaacaccagcgcattcacacaggagagaagccgcaTCAGTGCTTACTgtgcgggaagagttttactgAGAGAGGGACTCTCGTAAaccaccagcgcattcacacaggtgAGAAGCCGTATCGGTGCTCAGACTGCGGGAAGAGTTTTAACCAGAGGGGTCACCTCCAacaacaccagcgcattcacacaggagagaggccttattactgctcacagtgtgggaagtgTTTTACAGAAAGCGGGCATCTCGTTAACCACCAACGTattcacaccggagagaagccgtatcaatGTGTGCAATGTGGAAAGAGTTTCAATCAGAAAAGTCATCTGAAACAGCACCAGCGCATTCACCCTAGTGAAACCATACTGACTGTGACAATAGTTT TTCCATCTGATCCGTTGTGGGTGTATTTGAGGTGGTTAACTGCGTTCTGCTGTAAAGCTCAAG GAGTTCCACCACTAGTAAAGCCAGAAAAAATTAAACCAGAAATTCTGGTTCCTGAAGAGATCCCCAGTAGACCTCCTCTCCACACTGACACCTCTGAAAGAGAAATGCAAAAACATAATCATCATCAGTGTCCACGATGTGGAAAAAGTTACAGTAAGGTGGGCAATCTCAAAAAACACCAGTGTATCCAGAAACAAAGGAAGCTGTATCAGTGTCTGAACTGCGGCAAGAGTTTTAAACAAAACCACTATCTCAAAGTCCACCAGCGCATACACACCGGAGAGAAACCCTATCACTGTGTGGAGTGTGGGCGGAGTTTCACCATCCTGAGAACACTCCAACAACACCAGCGTACTCACACAGGAGaaaagccgtatcagtgctcagactgcgGCAAGAGTTTCACACAAAGCAGCTTATGCCAACAACACCAGCGCGCGCACACAGGTGACCGGCGGTATCAGTGCTCAGAGTGTGGCAAGGGCTTCACCAAGAGTAATAATCTCATAAAACACCAGCGAATTCACacgggagagaagccgtatgTCTGCTCGGAGTGCTCGAAGGGTTTTACTGATAGCAGTCATCTCATAAGACACCAGCGTATACACacgggagagaagccgtatcagtgcttaGAATGCGGAAAGACTTTTACTGAAAGGAGTAACCTCCAACAACACCAGCgcactcacactggagagaaacTGTACTGT TGCCCGAACTGCGGCAAGAGCTTCAAACAGAACCACTCTCTTAAAGTACACCAACGCATTCACACCGGAGAGAAACCCTATCACTGTGCAGAGTGTGGGCGGAGTTTCACCATCCTGAGCAGTCTCCAACACCACCATCGCGTTCACACAGGAGAAAAGCCTcatcagtgctcagagtgcggcAAGAGTTTTACACAAAGGAGCTCTTTAATaaaacaccagcgcattcacacaggagaccGTCCGTATCCGTGCTCAGAGTGTGGCATGAGTTTTACACAAAGAGGTAATCTACTAATACACAAACTAatccacacaggagagaagccatatcaGTGTGTGGACTGCGGTAAGAGTTTTACCCAAAGGGGAATTTTCCAAGAACACCGGAtgattcacacaggagagaagccgcatcagtgctcagagtgcgggaAGGGTTTCACTAAGAGGAATAATCTCATTAAACACCAGAGAATtcatacaggagagaagccgtatgtCTGCTCACAGTGCTGGAAGAGTTTCACAGAGAGCAGTCATCTCATAAAACACCAGCgtgttcacacaggagagaaaccaTATCAGTgcttagactgtgggaggagttTTACCGACAGGGGGAATCTTCTGCAACACCAGCGCGTTCACGCTGGAGACAAGCTGTACTGTGCAGAGTGCGGCAAAGGTTTTAAGAACCAAAGAAGTTTTCAGCGACACAAACGCATTCACGCAGTCACAAATGAAGACATGCTGCAGTCCTCTTCAGAAAGAGCGGGG GTTGTCCCGTCTCCTCCGGCTGTGCTCTTTACAACATGTCTTAAATTTACTGTGGCAAAATCTTCAAGAGAATCAAACAAGATGAATTCTGACGAGATTGAATATGACACCTTGGAAACCAGAGAGATCTCCAGTACTCACCAAATATCATCAG AAATTCCAACTTTGATGACATTAGATGAAATCCAGTTTGAAGTTCTGGAAAGCACGTGTCAGCAAAGAAGTTCATCTGGTTCTGTCCACACTGACACCTCTCACGGACAAACTTATCAGTGTCCACACTGTGGGAAGagttacagtaaaatgagttatTTCAAAAAACACCAGCAGACTCACATTGAAGAAAAGCTGTATCAGTGCCCGCAGTGTGAGAGGAGCTTCAGTCGAGAGGATGCTCTCCACATACACCTGCGCATTCACACCGGAGAGAAACCCTATCACTGTTCAAGCTGTGGGAAGTGTTTTACCCAGAAGAGTACTCTCCAaaaacaccagcgcattcacaccggagagaagcACTATCAGTGCTCACAATGTGGCAAGACTTTTACAGAGAGCGGTGATCTCAAtaaacaccagcgcattcacacaggagagaagccgtaccaGTGCTCGCAGTGTGGGAAGGGTTTTACCGTTAGTGGAAATCTCACAcgacaccagcgcattcaccaAGGAGAGAAGCCTTACCGGTGCCCCGACTGTGGGAAGTGTTTTACTCAGAAGAGCACTCTCCAACAGCATCTGCGACTTCACACAGGAGAAAAGCCATATCACTGCTTTCAGTGCGGGAAGAGTTTCACCGAGAGAGGCAACCTCCTCAAACACGAGCGCATTCACACGGGAGAGAAGCCATatcagtgctcagagtgcgggaagagttttaACCAAAGAGGTGCTCTCCAGCACCACCGGCGCCTTCACACTGGCGAGAAACCCTATAACTGCTCAAAATGTGGCAAAAATTTTAGGACACAAAGAAATTTTCAGCAACACAAACTCGTTCATGCGGTTACAAACACAGACCCAGTGCAGTACACATCAGAAAGTGTAGGAGAGCGCTAG